The Pseudomonadota bacterium nucleotide sequence GTAGTCTTTCATGGCCGGACGATGGCTGCCGATGACAATCAGGTCGACCTCCAACCGATCGGCGGCATCCAGGATTTCCTGATAGATGCTGCCGTTGCCAACGACGCAGGAGTCGCGCAGCTCGGCATCAATGTGTTCCTCGGCAAAGGCGTGGAGCTGCTGATGGGTCTCTTCCACGGCTTTCTTTTCGGCATCCGCCGCGAAGTACTGGCCGACCACGGACTCGCCAAAGCCCGGTACGACCGAGATCAGGTGAATGCGTCCATCGAACTTGCGCGCCATGTCCAGCGCCGCATTCAATGCCAGATGCGGGCTCGTCGTGTCGGCCAGATCGACGGCAACCAGGATAGACTTGAACATCAGGTTTCTCCCGTCTGGGTGCGCCGCATGCTCATCTTCTGCCAGGCATAGAAGGCCGCGAAGACCAGCATGACGACGATCTGGATGACTTCGTGCGGCACGCCGATCGGTTCGGAAATGATGCGCGGCAGGAAGAGCACGATGCACATGGCGAACATGAGGAGGCGGCCCAAGATGTTGAGCCTCTTGGCGAACCAGCCTTGCACGCCGGCGGCGAACGCGAACATGGCGATCAACGCGGCGACGAAGACGAAGGCGAGTTTCAAGACGTCGTTGATCCAGATGACCTCGCCTTCGGCATCCAGGCCAGCGATCATCAAGAGCTCGGTGTTGAAGATGAAGACGAAGGGCAGGATCGCCGTGCGCATATCATAGGTGAAGCCCTGGATGCCCGTTTTTATCGGGTCGGTGCGCGCGATGGCTGCCGCCGCGTAGGCGGCTAGACCCACCGGTGGCGTATCGTCTGCCAGAATGCCGAAGTAAAAGACGAAGAGATGGACCGCGATCAACGGGAAGATCAGTCCGGCGTCGCCGCCCAGAGTGACAATGACCGGCGCCGTGAGCGAGGCCATCAAGATGTAGTTCGCCGTTGTTGGCAGGCCCATGCCCAGGATCATGCAGATGATCGCAGTCAGAACGAGTACCAGATAGATATTGCCGAAGCTGATGACCTCGATCAGGCCGACAAAGCGGCCGACCAGGCCGGTCGACTGCACGACGCCGACGATGATGCCGGCCGCCGCGGTCGCGATGGCGATCGAGATCATGTTACGCGCGCCGGCAATCAGGCCTTCCCAGATATCGACGAAACCCTCGATGAAGGCTTGTTTGTAGAGCGCACCCGAATCGATTGCCTCACCGTGCTTGCGCGCGATACCGACGGCTATCGACGCGATGATCGGCCGTTGGATCACCATGATGACGGCCATCGCCTCGATCGCGTAGAGCGCGGACAGAATCGGCGAGCGGCGCAGAACGAGAAGGAAGAAGAAGAGGACGGCGATCGGGATCAGGTAATGCATGCCACGCAGGAAGGTCTTCAGAAACTTCGGCAGCTCGTCCTTCGAGAGCGCGCGGATGTCCAGTTTGAGTGCTTCCAGATGCACGACATAAAAGAGCGCGAGATAGGAAATGATGGCCGGTATGAAGGCCGCGCGCACCACGTCCAGATAGGGAATGCCGATGATCTCGGCCATGATGAAGGCGGCGGCACCCATGACCGGCGGCATCAGCTGGCCGTTGGTCGATGACGCGACCTCGACCGCGCCCGCCTTGTGCGGTGGCAGGCCGACCTTCTTCATCAGCGGTATGGTGAAGGTGCCGGTGGTCACCGTGTTGGCCACCGAGGAACCCGAATAAAGCCCGGTCATGCCCGAGGCGACGATGGCCGCCTTGGCCGCGCCGCCGCGGAAACGCCCGAAGGCGGCGAACGCCACGTCGATGAAGAACTGGCCCGCGCCCGCGCGCTCCAACAGCGCACCGAACAGCACGAACAGGAAGATGATGCTGGTCGACACGCCCAGCGGCACGCCGAAGATGCCCGACGTCGAGAGGTAGATATCGTTGACCGCGAAGTCGAGCGGCAGCCCACGATGGCGGATCACCTCTGGCATATAGGGCCCGACGAAGAGGTAAACCAGGAAGATGATGGCGAGCACAGCAAGCGCCGGACCCAGGGCGCGGCGCGCAGCCTCCAGCAACAAAATGACGCAGGTGACACCGACCCAGACATCGAACGG carries:
- a CDS encoding universal stress protein, translating into MFKSILVAVDLADTTSPHLALNAALDMARKFDGRIHLISVVPGFGESVVGQYFAADAEKKAVEETHQQLHAFAEEHIDAELRDSCVVGNGSIYQEILDAADRLEVDLIVIGSHRPAMKDYLVGPNAARVVRHAETNVLVVRY
- a CDS encoding TRAP transporter permease, which translates into the protein MAENKGDAAESAVSGHQVAEDIVTEVESGPRHPDSLFWRIVIVVLCLAWSGFQLYIADNPFDSWQARSIHLAFALALAFLAYPAFKQNAPSRLFRALGSAIPSRAKERRGFVLLYDLLFGAILIAFGIWTLDWLEVLDGDLEMMGGSAYAFIPLVGAIVVLIEGARRVIAILNRFVPVVPKGMADRIICGHDETVSNRNVIPVYDIILAVLAALSALFIVFDYQGLIMRQGLPLPFDVWVGVTCVILLLEAARRALGPALAVLAIIFLVYLFVGPYMPEVIRHRGLPLDFAVNDIYLSTSGIFGVPLGVSTSIIFLFVLFGALLERAGAGQFFIDVAFAAFGRFRGGAAKAAIVASGMTGLYSGSSVANTVTTGTFTIPLMKKVGLPPHKAGAVEVASSTNGQLMPPVMGAAAFIMAEIIGIPYLDVVRAAFIPAIISYLALFYVVHLEALKLDIRALSKDELPKFLKTFLRGMHYLIPIAVLFFFLLVLRRSPILSALYAIEAMAVIMVIQRPIIASIAVGIARKHGEAIDSGALYKQAFIEGFVDIWEGLIAGARNMISIAIATAAAGIIVGVVQSTGLVGRFVGLIEVISFGNIYLVLVLTAIICMILGMGLPTTANYILMASLTAPVIVTLGGDAGLIFPLIAVHLFVFYFGILADDTPPVGLAAYAAAAIARTDPIKTGIQGFTYDMRTAILPFVFIFNTELLMIAGLDAEGEVIWINDVLKLAFVFVAALIAMFAFAAGVQGWFAKRLNILGRLLMFAMCIVLFLPRIISEPIGVPHEVIQIVVMLVFAAFYAWQKMSMRRTQTGET